ACCTGATTGAGCTGAAGCTCATCCTGGAAGCCGATCAGCAACGCCTGCTGCAGGCCCGCAACGGCGCGCTGCCTCAGCTGAACGCGGTGGCGAACTACCGGTGGAACGGGCTGGAAGGCGTGATGCCGGTGGGGGATCGGGTCTACTCATCGCTGGGGGAGAACACGGGCTGGACGCTCGGCATCAACTTCTCGGTCCCCATCGGCCTGAGGGCCGCGCGGGCGCAGCTGCGCCAGCAAGAGCTGATTATCGCGCGTGACCGCGCGAACCTTGACCAGGGGCTGCAGTCGGCGAGCTTCTTCCTGGCGGAGTCTCTCCAGAACCTCGACCAGTTCTACGAGCAGTACCGGGCCACCCTCGAGACCCGCGCCGCCGCGCGCAAGAACCTCGAGTTCCAGATCGCACGCTACCAGGGCGGGCTGACGCAGTACATCGTTGTGCTGCAGGCGATCGTGTCGTGGGGCGACGCCGTCAGCGCCGAAGCGGACCTGCTGGCGCTGTACAACATCGAGCTGGCGAATCTGCAGGTGCAGACGGGCACCATCCTCGAAACCCACGCCGTGTTCTTCTACGAAGAGCGGTATCGGTCGATCGGCCCGCTTGGCTGCCTGGGCAGCGGAAGGTGCTACCCGCGGGCGAACCCGCCGAGCGACAACCAGAACGTCTACCCAGAAGGCGACAGGCCCTCGGAGGAGTACTTCGACCTCGCCGACCCGCTGGAGCCGCTACGCGACTTGAGGCGCCGGGAACGCGACGTGCTGCCGCCGCTCGACCCGCCCGCGCCGACCGAGCCGTTCCCGGACGATTGGCCAGAAGAACTGCCGCGGTCGCCCGCACCGCGGATGCTCCAGCCCGCCGGGGTGCTGCCCGAACCGTGAGGGTGTCGGGCTACTCGTAACGCAGTGCTTCGATCGGGTCGAGTCGGCTCGCGCGCCGCGCCGGGTAGTACCCGAAGAAGACTCCTACCGCGGCGGCGAACAGCAGGGCGACCCCCGCCGCCGTGAGCGAGATCACGACCGGCCAGTCTTCGCCGCTCAGGATGGCGTTGATCAATTTTGTTACGCCGACCGACGCCCCGATGCCTAGCGCCACGCCGACAATCCCGCCGAGCAGTGACAGAATGACTGACTCGACCAGGAACTGCCGTAGTATGTCGCGTCCCCTGGCGCCAACTGCCATGCGGATGCCAATCTCACGGGTCCGCTCGGTGACCGACACGAGCATGATGTTCATGATGCCGATCCCGCCCACGAGCAGCGAGATCGCCGCGATCGCCGCCAGCAGAAGCGTCATCGAGCCGGTCAGAGTATTGAGGAAGTCGGAGGCTTCCTGCGAGGAGTGGATCTCAAAGTCGGCGGGGTCGCCCGGGGGGATACGGTGGCGTTCGTACAGCAGCTGACCGATCTCGAACGCTGCCTGGTCCATCAGGTCGGGCCGCCGCGCTGACACCATCACAGCCCCCACCGTGTTGAACGACGAGCCCTGCAGCCGGCGGCGGACCGTGGTGTGCGGCATGAGCAGGACGTTGTCTTGGTCCTGCCCCACCATGTTCGACCCCTTCGCAGCCAGCACGCCTACGACGCGGAACGGAATGTTCTTGACGCGGATTTCCTCGCCGATCGGGTTGGCCGTCTGAAAGAGCTTGGCGACCAGCGTGTGCCCGATCACGCACGACTTGGCGGCGGAGCGTATCTCCTGTTCTGAGAAGAAGTCGCCGCGGCTCAACTCCCAATTGCGCACCGTGAGGTACTGGCTGCCCACGCCGAGCATCTCATTGGGATTCCAGTTCACGTTCCCCACGATCACCTGCCCGCCGGTCCACACCAGCGGCGATGTGGCCAGCACCGCAGGGCACTCTTCGCTGATCGCCTGCGCGTCTTCAGCGGTCAGCGTCGGCACGCCCTGCGTTCGTACGCCGTCGACGCTGCGGCTGCCCTGAGTAACCCACATCACGTTGGTCCCCAGCGACTGCACCAACCCCTGAAACAGCTGG
This genomic interval from Posidoniimonas corsicana contains the following:
- a CDS encoding ABC transporter permease; the encoded protein is MNLLVTIRIALRALAKNKMRAALTVLGIVIGIAAVTTMVSIGQSAGQLFQGLVQSLGTNVMWVTQGSRSVDGVRTQGVPTLTAEDAQAISEECPAVLATSPLVWTGGQVIVGNVNWNPNEMLGVGSQYLTVRNWELSRGDFFSEQEIRSAAKSCVIGHTLVAKLFQTANPIGEEIRVKNIPFRVVGVLAAKGSNMVGQDQDNVLLMPHTTVRRRLQGSSFNTVGAVMVSARRPDLMDQAAFEIGQLLYERHRIPPGDPADFEIHSSQEASDFLNTLTGSMTLLLAAIAAISLLVGGIGIMNIMLVSVTERTREIGIRMAVGARGRDILRQFLVESVILSLLGGIVGVALGIGASVGVTKLINAILSGEDWPVVISLTAAGVALLFAAAVGVFFGYYPARRASRLDPIEALRYE